The proteins below come from a single Chitinophaga pinensis DSM 2588 genomic window:
- a CDS encoding AraC family transcriptional regulator, producing the protein MHLLADYLNEIDVHPDSVYVMHEKVERKFSMHSHIKGQLTYVEGGIAFCNMPDKSYVIPARHYIWIPKQQEHYMQIRHSKSTTTRNLYFYSQDDHLTPFYNKLGIYPVNDLLLEMINYSARWERHVLPGDPGFRFLSSIKDILPDISTSALPVALPTTQHERLRPVLQYIAQSFDQQLTLESVSSQFDLSPRTLSRLFTNILDMSFVQYLQTLRVVRGIEMILQTNQTLSEIAYQTGYSSIAAFSKVFYQLTNKRPSSFQQDVH; encoded by the coding sequence ATGCACTTATTGGCAGACTATCTGAACGAAATAGATGTACATCCGGACTCAGTATATGTGATGCATGAAAAGGTTGAGCGTAAGTTTTCTATGCACTCGCATATAAAAGGACAACTGACCTATGTAGAGGGAGGTATCGCATTCTGTAACATGCCTGACAAATCCTATGTAATACCTGCACGACATTATATATGGATTCCTAAACAACAGGAGCATTATATGCAGATCAGGCATTCCAAGTCTACTACTACCAGGAACCTTTATTTCTACAGTCAGGACGATCATCTTACCCCGTTTTATAACAAACTGGGCATCTATCCGGTGAATGATCTCTTACTGGAAATGATCAATTATTCTGCCCGTTGGGAAAGACATGTGTTACCGGGAGATCCCGGATTCCGTTTTCTAAGTTCGATCAAGGATATTTTACCTGACATCAGTACGAGCGCCTTACCTGTTGCATTACCTACTACACAACACGAGCGTTTACGGCCGGTATTACAGTATATCGCACAAAGCTTCGATCAGCAGCTGACACTGGAAAGCGTCAGCAGTCAGTTTGATCTGAGTCCACGTACTTTATCACGGCTTTTCACCAATATTCTGGATATGTCTTTTGTGCAATACCTGCAGACTTTAAGGGTGGTAAGAGGCATTGAAATGATCCTGCAAACGAACCAGACATTAAGCGAGATCGCGTATCAGACGGGGTACAGTAGTATTGCTGCTTTCAGTAAGGTTTTCTACCAGCTGACCAATAAGCGGCCATCCAGCTTCCAGCAGGATGTGCATTGA
- a CDS encoding TolC family protein, whose protein sequence is MFLTMCVTAQQPHDTTKPLHLTLVQIWEQAELNNKRIAMSRLRVESSEEALKDAKAERLPEINAAGAYARVTNMPVYEDGLFHTPDQFPVLHNFYKVGGEAYFNIYNGNKTNLEIKKGATEHAIAEEQKNLTVSEVKFNAAVCYLDLARSCRFKELIAKDIEEQERQLVHIQELQKNGVVLKSDVLRATLKLSRQKMGMIQIENDIAIASQKLDLMIGIDEHVLIQPDSSMTTDLAVPGTYDDYLVAAAEHAHEYRISERETALKELSLKQVKANVAPRIGLFAEYNWSYPQIQFYPYGDAVYGLGMYGVKASFPISSFYHNKHKEKAAKLQLERQEVEHKETGDVVRQQVNEAYLRYKEALTRIDVAETNIKQATENLRIVNNTYFNQLSLVTDLLDADTQMLQTKFDLVSANIAARVRYYQLQKVIGNL, encoded by the coding sequence ATGTTTTTGACAATGTGCGTAACGGCACAACAACCTCATGACACTACCAAACCGTTACATCTTACACTGGTGCAGATATGGGAACAGGCAGAACTGAACAACAAAAGGATAGCTATGTCCCGTTTGCGCGTGGAAAGTAGTGAAGAAGCATTGAAAGATGCGAAGGCGGAACGTCTGCCTGAAATCAATGCTGCCGGCGCTTATGCCCGTGTGACAAATATGCCTGTCTACGAAGATGGCCTCTTTCATACACCAGATCAGTTTCCCGTATTGCACAACTTTTACAAAGTAGGCGGAGAAGCTTATTTCAACATTTATAATGGCAATAAAACGAATCTTGAAATTAAGAAGGGAGCAACGGAACATGCAATAGCAGAAGAACAAAAGAACCTGACCGTATCAGAAGTAAAATTCAATGCGGCGGTCTGTTACCTGGATCTGGCACGCAGTTGCCGGTTTAAAGAACTGATAGCAAAGGACATTGAAGAACAGGAAAGGCAACTCGTCCACATCCAGGAATTACAGAAAAATGGCGTTGTGCTGAAAAGCGATGTACTGAGAGCTACACTGAAATTATCCCGTCAGAAGATGGGCATGATACAGATAGAAAATGACATCGCTATCGCAAGTCAGAAACTGGATTTAATGATCGGCATAGATGAACATGTACTGATTCAGCCGGATAGCTCAATGACAACAGATCTTGCTGTACCGGGTACTTACGATGACTACCTGGTAGCTGCCGCGGAACATGCGCATGAATACAGGATTTCAGAACGGGAAACCGCATTGAAAGAACTGTCACTGAAACAGGTGAAAGCGAATGTCGCCCCCAGGATAGGTCTGTTTGCAGAGTACAACTGGTCCTACCCGCAGATCCAGTTTTATCCTTATGGCGACGCCGTGTACGGATTAGGTATGTATGGTGTGAAAGCTTCTTTCCCGATATCCTCCTTCTATCACAATAAACACAAGGAAAAAGCAGCAAAACTGCAACTGGAAAGACAGGAAGTTGAGCATAAAGAAACAGGCGACGTTGTAAGACAACAGGTCAACGAAGCTTACCTGCGTTATAAGGAAGCGCTTACCCGTATTGATGTGGCAGAAACCAATATCAAACAGGCAACAGAGAACCTCAGGATTGTAAATAATACCTATTTCAACCAGCTCTCCCTTGTTACAGATCTTTTAGATGCAGATACACAAATGCTGCAAACAAAATTTGACCTGGTATCAGCCAATATCGCTGCCCGCGTCAGATATTACCAGTTACAAAAAGTTATAGGCAATTTATAA
- a CDS encoding HlyD family secretion protein has translation MTAKKNNHARTDRLITTITGWAAGVILIALAIWGISTLFELRKYEETNDAQVEEYINPVTARVTGYISRINYEENQDVKKGDTLLIIDDSEYQLQQQEANAALLNAQAQVQVLESNVNTTAKNANVTEAQIAAAKAKLWKQQQEYDRYQKLYDAESATKQQLENVETALNVAKADYQTVINNYDAAVSKINDIKSQKAVLAAEIERRQAMLGRNKLDVSYTVIRAPYDGKMGRRTIQEGQLIQAGQTLAFIVNQATGKWIIANFKETQVSHMHIGQTADIEIDAFPGKTFNGTIESLSPATGSRFSLLPPDNSSGNFVKIVQRIPVRIKLTSNVTETALLRAGMNATVAISKKNG, from the coding sequence ATGACAGCTAAGAAGAACAACCATGCCCGCACAGACAGATTAATTACCACCATCACCGGATGGGCAGCAGGTGTTATCCTGATAGCGCTGGCTATATGGGGAATAAGTACATTATTCGAACTGCGTAAATATGAAGAAACAAACGATGCGCAGGTAGAAGAATATATCAACCCGGTCACCGCAAGAGTGACAGGTTATATCAGCAGGATCAATTACGAAGAGAACCAGGATGTGAAGAAAGGAGATACCCTGCTTATCATTGACGATAGCGAATACCAGCTGCAGCAACAGGAAGCAAATGCCGCCCTGTTGAATGCACAGGCACAGGTACAGGTCCTGGAAAGTAACGTAAATACGACTGCAAAGAATGCGAATGTAACGGAAGCACAGATCGCCGCTGCAAAAGCGAAACTCTGGAAACAACAGCAGGAATATGACCGTTACCAGAAGTTGTATGACGCAGAATCTGCTACAAAACAACAACTGGAAAATGTTGAAACAGCTTTGAATGTCGCGAAAGCAGACTACCAGACTGTTATCAATAACTACGATGCTGCCGTATCAAAAATCAACGATATCAAATCCCAGAAGGCAGTACTGGCTGCTGAAATAGAACGCAGACAGGCCATGCTTGGACGTAATAAACTGGATGTTTCCTATACGGTTATCCGTGCGCCATATGACGGGAAAATGGGACGCCGTACTATCCAGGAAGGACAATTGATCCAGGCTGGACAAACGCTTGCATTTATCGTTAACCAGGCTACCGGAAAATGGATCATTGCCAACTTCAAAGAAACACAGGTCAGTCATATGCATATCGGACAGACGGCCGATATTGAGATTGACGCTTTTCCCGGTAAGACCTTCAACGGTACGATAGAATCCTTATCACCCGCTACAGGTTCAAGGTTTTCATTATTACCTCCCGATAACTCATCAGGCAACTTCGTGAAAATCGTACAACGTATTCCTGTACGTATTAAACTCACCAGCAACGTAACTGAAACAGCTTTACTCCGTGCCGGTATGAATGCGACTGTAGCAATCAGTAAGAAAAATGGCTAA
- a CDS encoding MFS transporter — protein sequence MANSTPIFKPWASEWLIRIVIFLNLMPSMLMFGISTASGSNAAGYYGIEPADVQYSMVLFYASLAGFFALERRFFIYIASKEYLLIGVIIQIVTSYGCFVTRDLYVLLPLRFIQGMANCITTSVCITLVFSRLRTNRAREVGYSLFYGVLLGITAFTTLVTAPIIDAFDFNVLYKWMIFTYIPGAILLVIIMNRIRLNRKIPLYQLDWASYVVYTTMLCLIGYILLYGQQYYWLQDERIMAASIAAVVLLLIHIIRQRSLKRPYLSLDVFRYRNYVIGVSLITVLYVCRGAFNITTNYFITVLGLDPRHLSYILLANIAGIILGVLYSSRWILMKRSVRWIWMAGFSLLLIFHLWMHALFATQADVPTFIIPLILQGIGVGLLMAPMIIYTISSVPAHLGGTASATGVLFRFTGFCISIALINYFQLFSRKVHYNRFLDLVTSLDPLVTAKLVNYKTAVAAKGLPADQAAKIANGLLYRSADMQAQIRYSMDYYYLISCALVVIILLIAFVPYLNRTVINLRNNQPAPASY from the coding sequence ATGGCTAATAGTACTCCCATATTCAAACCATGGGCCTCTGAATGGCTGATCAGGATCGTGATATTCCTGAACCTGATGCCATCTATGCTGATGTTTGGTATCTCTACCGCAAGCGGATCCAATGCCGCAGGTTACTACGGTATAGAACCAGCAGATGTACAGTACTCTATGGTGTTGTTTTATGCGTCGCTGGCAGGCTTCTTTGCGTTGGAAAGAAGATTCTTCATTTATATTGCCAGTAAGGAATACCTGCTCATTGGCGTAATTATACAGATAGTCACTTCCTACGGATGTTTTGTTACACGCGATCTTTATGTATTGTTACCGCTCCGTTTCATTCAGGGGATGGCCAACTGTATCACCACCAGTGTTTGTATAACGCTTGTATTCAGCCGGTTGAGAACGAACCGTGCCCGTGAGGTCGGTTATTCACTGTTCTATGGTGTGTTGCTGGGTATTACGGCTTTTACCACATTGGTTACAGCGCCGATCATAGATGCGTTTGACTTCAACGTATTGTATAAGTGGATGATTTTTACCTACATCCCTGGCGCAATATTACTGGTCATTATCATGAACAGGATCCGCCTGAACAGGAAAATACCTTTGTATCAGCTGGATTGGGCCAGTTATGTGGTATATACCACCATGCTCTGTTTAATCGGATATATCCTTTTATATGGGCAACAGTATTACTGGTTGCAGGATGAACGTATTATGGCGGCGAGCATTGCGGCAGTTGTGCTACTGCTTATCCACATTATCAGGCAACGGTCTTTGAAAAGACCTTATCTCAGTCTGGACGTATTCCGTTATCGTAACTATGTCATCGGGGTAAGCCTTATTACGGTACTATATGTTTGCAGAGGTGCTTTTAATATCACTACGAACTATTTTATAACGGTCCTGGGACTGGATCCGAGACACTTGTCTTACATCTTACTGGCGAACATCGCCGGTATCATATTAGGGGTGCTTTACTCTTCCAGGTGGATATTGATGAAGCGTTCCGTAAGATGGATCTGGATGGCCGGCTTCTCATTGTTACTGATATTTCATCTGTGGATGCACGCTCTGTTTGCCACACAGGCAGATGTACCCACTTTTATCATACCATTGATCTTACAGGGTATAGGTGTGGGCCTTTTGATGGCGCCCATGATTATTTATACCATTTCTTCAGTGCCCGCGCATCTGGGCGGTACTGCTTCCGCAACAGGGGTATTATTCCGTTTTACAGGTTTCTGTATCTCCATTGCGTTGATCAATTACTTTCAACTGTTTTCCAGAAAAGTTCACTACAACCGTTTTCTGGACCTGGTCACCTCGCTGGATCCCTTAGTGACAGCCAAGCTGGTAAACTACAAAACGGCTGTTGCTGCAAAAGGGCTTCCGGCCGATCAGGCAGCAAAGATTGCCAACGGACTACTATATCGCTCTGCCGATATGCAGGCGCAGATAAGATACTCCATGGACTATTACTACCTGATCAGCTGTGCATTAGTAGTGATCATACTGCTGATTGCCTTTGTGCCTTATCTGAACAGAACAGTGATCAATCTGAGAAATAATCAGCCTGCGCCGGCGTCGTATTAA